The following are encoded together in the Humulus lupulus chromosome 5, drHumLupu1.1, whole genome shotgun sequence genome:
- the LOC133779105 gene encoding polyadenylate-binding protein-interacting protein 11-like: MTLLCSESSARTSSSFALRPSSFPVPGRGFEVRGLDDWDEDWVDYASTLRYIARRHDLLFFTGNGGSGGVQGSFFPNQIAEVETEMEMEAVTEEQLATLFVTCGQIVVDCQICGDPNSVLHFSFIEFTDEEGAVAALSLAGTMLGFYHVRVLPSKTAIAPVNPSFLPRTDDECKMCARTIYCTNIDKKVAQADVKIFFESICGEVSRLRLLGDYHHSTSIAFVEFVMVSTSLLSLSCGFYKWLANLFCLLHL, from the exons ATGACCCTTTTATGCTCTGAGTCGTCTGCAAGGACCAGTTCGAGCTTTGCATTGAGGCCAAGCAGTTTCCCT GTACCCGGAAGGGGTTTTGAGGTTAGGGGACTTGATGACTGGGATGAGGACTGGGTTGATTACGCTAGTACTTTGAGATATATTGCTAGGAGGCACGATCTTCTGTTTTTCACTGGGAATGGTGGTAGCGGCGGTGTTCAGGGCTCATTCTTTCCCAACCAGATTGCGGAGGTGGAGACAGAGATGGAGATGGAAGCG GTCACTGAAGAACAACTTGCAACTCTTTTTGTCACTTGTGGACAGATA GTTGTTGATTGCCAAATTTGTGGTGATCCAAACTCAGTACTTCATTTTTCCTTCATTGAGTTCACTGATGAAG AAGGCGCAGTGGCTGCTTTGAGTCTCGCAGGGACAATGCTTGGATTTTACCATGTTAGAGTACTGCCCTCTAAGACAGCTATTGCACCAGTTAACCCATCATTTTTGCCAAGG ACTGACGATGAATGCAAGATGTGTGCAAGAACCATTTATTGTACAAATATTGACAAAAAG GTTGCTCAAGCTGATGTTAAAATCTTTTTTGAATCAATATGTGGAGAGGTTAG TCGCCTAAGGCTGCTTGGGGACTATCATCATTCTACTAGTATTGCCTTTGTTGAGTTTGTAATGGTATCTACCT CTTTACTATCTCTTTCTTGTGGATTTTACAAATGGTTAGCAAACTTGTTCTGCCTTTTGCATCTGTAG